The sequence below is a genomic window from Streptococcus pantholopis.
AGGCCAAAGTCTGCCAACTTAGCCAAACGCTCATTAACAGTCTGCCTGATATGATTCATATCCGCTGTTTCAGGGTAATAGGCAGTAATGATTACCTTGTCAAGCTGCTCGACTTCCGGGAACAGTTCCCCATACCTGCCAACTTTTCCCAGATAGTCAGCACTGTCTTTAATTGCAACCCCCTGACTGCCTGATTCTACTAAAATATCGGCTGCTGCTTCTTCTGCCTCACGATTAATTTCTAAGTTTAATTCTTGCCAAGTATTCATAATACTATTGAGCCGCAAATTGACAGCAGATTCCGTAGCCGAGACTGGCCCGTCAGCCATCAGCTCGTTCTCTCGCCATCAAAATCAGCCTTTCTCCTTTCTATTTTGAGTAAATATGAGGCCGGTACTTTTCCAGTAAAAGGAACCGCTCTTTCTTATTAGTATCTGGGGTAAGGGTAAAACTCCTTTTCTTCCAATGCTGCTCTGCCTTCAGCAAAAGCCTGCCTGTCCCAAACAATGAAAAATTCTTGGGTTTCCGGATTTTCCAGAAAATCAATAAGAGCATCTAAACCTTTGTCCGCTGTATCATTTAAAAACTGGGCAAAGAAAACTAAGAATTCCCGCGACAGTCCTTTTTTGGGCTCATAGGGGATGGCGGCTAAATAATCTTCTTTGTTAAATACTGTTTTTTGAGGATTATAAAACAAAACACAGTCCTCAAAAAGGATATCATCACCGCTACTGTTCCCTTTAGCATCAACTGTTTTTATTCCTGCCTTATTTTGCGCCTGCAAAATAAAACTGACTTCTACCGCATGGCGGCGCTTATCCCAGTTTATGGCAAAATCATAATCACAGTTAACCGTCATTTCTTCTTCAAGAACAGATAAAAAACCATAGTCAGCCATTTAAAAATCAATTCCTTACCTCATTTATGTTACAATTATTTTAACATACTTAGCAAAGAAAAACATGGAAATCAAGCCGATAGAGCTTTTACCTTAACTCAAAAAACTGTTGATACTGACAAGATTTCACAAAAAGTTTTATTGAGCTTTCTGTATTCAGGTCCAGACGACTTCAAGTTATAGCAGCTAATGGTTTGACATTTTATCCAAAAGAATGTTAGCTTATTTTGATAACCATTTCAATACTTTGCTTCGTTAAAGTGAAAACAAATCGGAGGAAACCAATGCCTGATAATCTCGCCTTACGTATGCGTCCAAAAACTATTGACCAAGTCATCGGCCAAACGCATCTGGTCGGTTCAGGAAAAATTATCCGGCGAATGACAGAGGCCAACAGGCTGTCGTCAATGATCCTTTATGGACCGCCAGGGATAGGAAAAACATCTATCGCCTCAGCAATAGCCGGCACAAGCAAATACGCTTTCCGTACCTTTAACGCAACAACAGATACTAAAAAGCGTCTGCAGGAGATCGCAGAGGAAGCAAAATTTTCCGGCGGTCTGGTCCTTCTCCTAGATGAAATCCACCGTTTGGATAAGACTAAGCAGGATTTTTTGCTGCCTCTTCTGGAAAATGGCCATATTATCATGATTGGAGCAACTACTGAAAATCCTTTCTTTTCCGTTACTCCGGCAGTTCGTTCCCGTGTTCAGATTTTTGAATTGGAACCACTGACGAATGCCGAAATCAAACAGGCCATTC
It includes:
- a CDS encoding DUF3013 family protein gives rise to the protein MADYGFLSVLEEEMTVNCDYDFAINWDKRRHAVEVSFILQAQNKAGIKTVDAKGNSSGDDILFEDCVLFYNPQKTVFNKEDYLAAIPYEPKKGLSREFLVFFAQFLNDTADKGLDALIDFLENPETQEFFIVWDRQAFAEGRAALEEKEFYPYPRY